The bacterium DNA segment TCTATTTTTTGTTTTAAAGAAGGCTGGGCGGATAACAATTCATTCAAGAACTCTTTAGCAATATCTTTTGAGTATTTAATTGATAATTCTCCGCTTACAATACATATCTCCTTTGCCCAATTCAGAATAGACCTGAATCCCAAACCTTTGTATCCAATGACCCCATGTCTATGTTTTTTCCTAGTTATCCTTGCAAACCTCAGAGATTCAATCCCATCAGTGCTGAATGGGGATCCATTATTTGCAACTATAAGTTTATTTTCTACTATCTTGATTAAAACGTTTGGTTCTTTAGCATTGTGACTTTCATCGTCAGCATTTTGCAATAGCTCTAATAGTTGTCTTCCATTATATTGCTCATTTAGAGCAATTTCTTGACGATAATCTTGGATAAGTCTTTGGCATCGTTCAAGATATTCTCGTCTAACATCTTTTACTTGTTGCTCTATCCATCTCTTCCAATCTGCCTTGTTCATCTTTTTAATTAGAATACACTGTATTTATTAATAAATCTTACTTAGTTTTCTTACTCCCTTATGAGTATAAATCATATAAAGCTATATTTGTCATTCTACTACTTCTCAATCTAAGCCTCAATAAATTCCCTCAATTTTTCCATAGTAGCCTTAAAAGGTTTTTTCATCTTTCCACATTCAATCCTTCTGATAGTGGTAACCTCCAATTTTAACTTTTGTGCAGCTTCTTTTTGGGTGAGATGCAAATCCAATCTCTTTTTCTTGAATTTCTGACTGAATGTAGCAGGATTAGAGGGATAATCTCTGTATATCAGAACAGCAGGGATTTTTAAATCAAGAACATTTTGCAAATTCCTGACATCTTTATATTGTGGCATGTTTCTGTCCTTCTCCCAGTTTATCACTGTATCTTCATCAACACCTACTAACTTAGCCAGCTCTTTTGCATATAACCCCTTATCCATCCTTGTTTTTCTTATTCTCTCTCCAAGGGTTTGTGGATTTTTGGGATAAGATGGGTTAAAATCGTTCAGGTTAATTGATAATTCAAGTGTATACACTAATGGGGGGAAAAAGTTTGTATTCTGTTCCGCATGGATGTCCCTGTGGTACAGAATGGCAACTTAAATCTTCATGTAGGTGTACTCCATACCAAATACAGAGATACCGCTCCAAGATTTCAGGGCCTCTGCTTGATAGAATAGACATTCACATTGAAGTTCCTCCTATTAATTATCAC contains these protein-coding regions:
- a CDS encoding ATP-binding protein yields the protein MGGKSLYSVPHGCPCGTEWQLKSSCRCTPYQIQRYRSKISGPLLDRIDIHIEVPPINYH